acacacgcgcgcgcgcacacacacacataattacagaataggagttacagctATTAGCTCGTAAATTACATATACTTGGAAATTAACGCACGCtcgaaaacacaaaaaaaagctttgtcacggcgcGAAGAGTCAACTAAAAGTTcaccgactcacttaaaaaaatgtcgcagttgcgcccgaaaggcgaagcatcaattgcgatagcaaattagtagacagttattcggagtagggatagtagttttatctgctgcataaacttggacacattcgcttactaactgaattaacaaccgtggtgtcagcgcgcgcaagcaaacatgaatagatcacactgaatgaccgcagactgtcaaaacgccggcagcaagcgcagccgccgcagcgcgcgaaggttcgcgcggtctatcgcttcaacggaaactgagcggcgaatgcacagcgcatacaaaggtcagagccgtgtggagataagagacggtgtgggcgaccgccaccgccgggtcAAGTGCAGAGGAGtcgtgcagaggagaagttgttggcagaggagaagatTGATTGCTTCAGTCAACATCTCCCACACCTCCCGTTTTGATTTTTTCCTGTTTCTGAGGTCGGATTGGTAGTTTTTAAAGAGCTCAATGAGAAATAAAACTTTTTCCTCGGGCCACAGCTCTTCTGCCCTCTCCTTCGAGGGACCCAGGACCTGGACTGGAGCGACCGGGTCAGGGACTGCAGCTTCTGTCGCCTCACTACTAACACGAACTGGCACGCCGTCTGCAACAGCAAAACCACCCTGCGCTAAGATTGAGAAGCTACTCGAAAAACAATATCGCAATCATGAGAGGAATAGCTTACTGTACCTGAAGTGATATAGAGTGGGAGGCCGTTTTCAATGATCGGAAATCCATCATCATCGAAGTTCTGGAAGATCTCCTTCTCTTCACCTCCGATGAGCACTCGTTGAGACATCCTGCAACGTACGGAGCGAAGTGAGCAATGAATCAGAAACTGCGACTGCGACTTCTTCGCTAGTTGTAGAAAAATGAGGAGGATACCACCACGTAAACGTTAGATACAGGAAGAGATACCACCTCAGAAACCGCAAAAGGCGCCGCAACGTACAAGAAGCGCCTAGCTTCAACCTGCgagaacccgcaacctccgcgtaatgcggaggttgcgggttcggctcccgccggcgacaagttatcttttcgtccactttcatttcccttttattgcgatagcaattatatggacacttcaaccggatttctgccgtcgccgttgccgtcgccgtgaggttccctatagataaaatcttcgccgcgcgccgtatgcccgagcggaagtgtgcggtgaagcgcgctatcacggagagcgaacgcactcaatctcccacgcgcaagcaaggaagcgggaagccagcgccggagggagcggggggggggggggggcgcacttctactctgccaacaaccgcgctcgtcgctcgctcgcaccgtcgcttatctccacacggctctgacctttatgcgccgtgcattcgccgctcagtttccgttgaagcgatagaccacacgtaccttcgcccgttgctgcggcgtatgcgcttgctgccagcgttttgacagtcgttgtctgcagtcatgcagtgtgatctattcatgtttgtttgtgcgcgctcacaccacgcttgttcaatcagttagtaatagtcgggccacattttccaacgcacgctacacatgcaatgctgcccgggtcggcagtgcaacgctacaggtgtgtcccttcgcacgcgctgcccacgggaagcgcttctcatcaacaccaccgtttcacacgcgccttctcgtggtcatcgagtctctcttcatgtcggtctacttacgccgcagcacacctgcttacttaatcagctcatgtttactacaattcatattgctaccaaagccgctcaccttacttcgtatgacattgctgtgttgctatcgcattcattgattcgcccttagggcgaaactgtgacatttttcttcattattttctacattccaatttcaactacacttaatttccccgatgctttccttggcttcgttgtctgttggctttatgtggttatgactaataaaatcgagcccctcggttcccattcttctttcgtatttcattacgagggtctcgaatctggccgCCTTGATGTCATttggtagcatgcgagggtttattagccacgtgcctgctctctcaagatcacgtgtatcgtgacgccatcaggctaaaaaggatgttccccATCCACCCACCATgtttctgagtggcgctggctaacactcctagggctagatctagtaaacccGAGTTAGTGGACccaagttagttagttagttaaatacccaagttagtggacgaattgatggccgtcgctgtagcacaattggtagtgcaacgcacgcgtaatgcggaggttgcgggtttggctcccgccggcgacaagttatcttttcgtccactttcattttcccttttcttcattattttctacattccaatttcaactacacttaatttccccgatgctttccttggcttcgttgtctgttggctttatgtggttatgactactaaaatcgagcccctcggttcccattcttctgcGAGACACAAATCACATGTATATACACAGGACGCCGAAAGCAGAAGGAAACAAGCGTTGactatacaagttaagggttcgCCGCCTCGCCTATCGCACATTCTCACAAGTCGGAACGCAGTTGAGAAGATATAACGACGATACGCGCGCGGTGAGAAAACGCCACACGTGAAAATGATATCGTATCACCGAAAGCGATAGCTCGCAGCGATCACGTCGCTCGCCGGCGTTGTTGAGTTCGCGGTCTCTCATCTTATTTTGACAAGGTGCGGGAAAACAGGATGTCGGTAAATTTTCGGCGCCGTATCGTGTGGGAATGAGCGTCTACAACCTGCGCGGGACACGTACGACGCCGATAACATCCACACGATAGCGCGGTGCGCTGTTCACTGGTAGAAGCTTTACGggacatacacacacgcacacatgtgCACACACAACTTCCATTGCTCGCCGCCTCCGGTATCGTACCGCCTCGCAAGGCGGTACTTTGCGTTAGAACGACGTAGCACCCGAAGTAATGAAAACCGAAGGTTAGCCAGCTGGCTGAGCGgggttaagaggaagctttatctcgCGCGCTCCTatctaaagacatgtaaaaggggaattcgtttttcttggcaaccactgcaccgcgTTTGTGCATTTTTAATTGAATAGGCTGCGTCGGAGTTGAGCGCGAGCTAAAGCTTCCACTTAAGCGCCCGCGctgcaatccgtcaagtccccactaagatggcggcgagcgctcatcgcctctttttgtcgtctggtagccagagaacttccagagagcagccagaccaaaatcgtcctggctggttctggcagcccgcagGTAGCCagcgtccagcccgagtaaaacgaacgcgcggcggaagtacGTCACGCGGTGGGcagagcaacccgagaaaaaacgaaggcgcgctggctggctctggcagcccgcgggtagccagaagtggaaaatcgaagtacgtcggaaggatcgtcgaTGCAGTCGACGCCGCTGCACCTCTGACaggaaggagcgtttgccgagtacgcctagaaaggtaagtccggcgattgcgcgcagttttgtagtcaatGATTCGTGAAGTGTGCGTTattatacggatcacgagatgataAGTAAAGCGACCACAGTAATAAATGTAtttttcgaatgttcgttgttcatgtcgcagtgcacatttagcgaatAGTTTCACGAAAAATGTCCCGAAACGTATGGGATGTTGCTAGGAGCTTTATCATttatttgctttctgctataaAGTATGCTAGCGCCGGTGATTGCCCAATGGGCCATGAATGTCCATTGGACGCCCCGTCTAAAACCGAACGTTCACGTCCGAAACCCAACGTCCGTAGGACAGCCAGCGGATGTTTGTTTTCGGCTATTTCCGAACATCCGTTTGGTCCTTTTCTCGGCCGTCCCAGGGATATCCTCACTGGATTCATAGCGGATGTTTTCAACCCGGATAACCCAGGGACCGCCAAGGGACGTCGCCTCTGTCCCACCCGAGTGCGTCGTTTTATCGCATGCATGCATCTTTGAAAACATATATCTCTATGGCCTCATAGGTCTACGTTTTTGAAGCAAACTGCATTTTGTCGTGCAACTTAGCGCAGCTTGCCATCAGATCTTTTGACTATGCATGACCGGAGGCTGAAACAGAAATGAGTCGACCAACTGTGGCCATTAGTGCTATTTTTGCTGCTTTATTACCCTTATTTTTCTCAGATTATCCTCGAAGTTGACACGCAGGTAGCGCTCTGTTGATGGGCCCTAAGCACAGTTAGGTAAAAGAGAGAATTTTTAATGCCAGAAAGGTGGAGAAGTTAGACTCGGTGAAGTGGCTCTAGCCTGCTATTCCACATTTTGGGAGGGATTTGGTTTCGACGTTACCCAGCCCTAGAGAAAACGTATGGTGCTGAGCGATGGATACACGGAGCGCGTAGATGTATTTTTTGCATTACATGAAAAGTAGTGCCTTTGTGATGCGATGC
The DNA window shown above is from Dermacentor silvarum isolate Dsil-2018 chromosome 1, BIME_Dsil_1.4, whole genome shotgun sequence and carries:
- the LOC125942814 gene encoding uncharacterized protein LOC125942814, which gives rise to MSQRVLIGGEEKEIFQNFDDDGFPIIENGLPLYITSDGVPVRVSSEATEAAVPDPVAPVQVLGPSKERAEELWPEEKVLFLIELFKNYQSDLRNRKKSKREVWEMLTEAINLLLCQQLLLFNIQPQ